A section of the Salvelinus sp. IW2-2015 linkage group LG7, ASM291031v2, whole genome shotgun sequence genome encodes:
- the snphb gene encoding syntaphilin isoform X2 codes for METDYMVSMRPTDRGYLTTKSPERHCRRTAAPVSNRDPYGNASLSSSSTNSGSCKGSDCSPTKGRHMKAYTSCTDNHGIRPPPPEQYLTPLQQKEVCIRHLRARLKESVDRLQDRDSEIDALKTQLCRMQEDWVEEECHRVEAQLALKEAHREIQQLKEVVDVVRTNLSSSDSTDTGIQKYFQDINVQNHKLETLLLSMELAQNGVAKEQEAAAARGVAGGSQAGRPGTAGSWPGSSPAASGTGGGGSKSLCGSCDGSPARSLPHSFTYTKLSDHALADKNGNGLSGEENHDSGFVCCGESHSAASSHRADLLLEAAFLSEETASLLSTYSHLSPSSTYEKLCTGQDRVVPLRCAMGGTGSTNHSCLSHHHLYLHHLREQAVQTESCPVPVGLGYASDLDTIAERTFRSQACSPTSTWVSDEGDDLNSVTMTSVTMTTLTATTAEPAPGTPLPSSASVSCAVDMASLSAKEDGKMVGELERHIEVVGEGAVGMVEVGKQQEEEEEVGLVQLCKQEEVKVLGLVGKQREVRELDLYNQREEVLEVKNQREVEEVRSVEVEERPHTSQPRSSSLQKIAGVTVVEVDDDDDEEAEVQGAVGGAEESTSSESGPAVKSYWSRHFLVDLLAVAVPVVPTVAWLCQGARRDGLPIYHFGSLLRGCCTVALSSLRRGGGVRHYPAGTGGGAMGGTEI; via the exons gcgTCACATGAAGGCATACACGTCATGTACAGATAACCATGGCATCCGCCCGCCTCCCCCAGAGCAGTACCTCACACCCCTGCAGCAGAAGGAGGTGTGTATCAGACACCTGCGGGCCCGCCTCAAGGAGTCAGTCGACAGGCTGCAGGACAG ggaCTCTGAGATCGATGCGTTGAAGACCCAGCTGTGTCGGATGCAGGAGGACTGGGTTGAAGAGGAGTGTCACCGCGTGGAGGCCCAGCTGGCTCTGAAAGAGGCCCACAGGGAGATCCAGCAGCTCAAGGAAGTGGTGGACGTAGTGCGCACCAACCTCAGCTCCAGTGACTCCACCGACACCGGTATCCAGAAATACTTCCAGGACATCAACGTCCAGAACCACAAGCTGGAGACCCTGCTGCTCAGCATGGAGCTGGCTCAGAATGGGGTGGCCAAGGAGCAGGAGGCTGCTGCAGCAAGAGGAGTGGCAGGGGGGTCCCAGGCTGGGAGGCCTGGGACTGCGGGGTCATGGCCTGGGAGTAGTCCCGCTGCATCAGGGACTGGAGGGGGTGGCTCCAAGAGTCTGTGTGGGTCTTGTGACGGCTCCCCCGCCCGCTCTCTGCCCCATAGCTTCACCTACACCAAGCTGAGCGACCATGCGCTGGCGGATAAGAACGGGAACGGCCTTTCAGGGGAGGAGAACCATGACAGTGGCTTTGTGTGCTGTGGGGAGAGTCACAGTGCAGCCAGCAGTCACAGGGCAGACTTACTCCTGGAGGCAGCCTTCCTATCTGAGGAGACAGCCTCACTGCTCAGCACCTACTCCCACCTGTCACCCTCCTCCACCTACGAGAAGCTGTGCACCGGGCAGGACAGGGTGGTGCCCCTGCGCTGTGCCATGGGTGGGACGGGCAGCACCAACCACTCCTGTCTGTCCCACCACCACCTGTACCTGCACCACCTCAGGGAGCAGGCCGTCCAGACAGAGAGCTGCCCCGTCCCGGTGGGGTTGGGCTACGCCTCTGACCTGGACACCATCGCCGAGCGCACCTTCCGCTCTCAGGCCTGCAGCCCCACCTCCACCTGGGTCTCAGACGAGGGAGACGACCTGAACTCGGTTACCATGACATCAGTCACCATGACAACCCTCACAGCTACAACAGCTGAGCCCGCTCCTGGTACTCCTTTACCTAGCTCTGCCTCTGTCTCCTGTGCAGTGGATATGGCCTCCCTATCAGCGAAGGAGGATGGGAAGATGGTGGGAGAGTTGGAGAGGCATATAGAGGTAGTGGGGGAGGGCGCAGTGGGGATGGTAGAGGTAGGcaagcagcaggaggaggaggaggaggtggggttgGTACAGTTGTGTAAGCAGGAGGAGGTAAAGGTGCTGGGGTTGGTGGGGAAGCAGAGGGAGGTCAGGGAGTTAGATCTATATAATCAGAGGGAGGAGGTTTTGGAGGTGAAGAAtcagagagaggttgaggagGTGAGGTcagtggaggtggaggagcgGCCCCACACCTCCCAGCCCAGGAGCAGCTCGCTACAGAAGATAGCTGGGGTGACAGTGGTGgaggttgatgatgatgatgatgaagaggctGAGGTTCAGGGAGCAGTAGGGGGAGCAGAGGAGTCTACCTCTTCTGAGTCTGGACCCGCAGTGAAGAGCTACTGGAGCCGCCACTTCCTGGTGGACCTGCTGGCAGTGGCAGTGCCCGTGGTTCCCACGGTGGCATGGCTGTGCCAGGGGGCACGGCGCGATGGACTGCCAATTTACCACTTCGGCTCACTGCTGCGTGGCTGCTGCACCGTGGCCCTCTCCTCCCTGCGCAGGGGCGGGGGAGTCAGGCACTACCCCGCGGGCACAGGTGGGGGAGCCATGGGGGGCACAGAGATCTGA